One window from the genome of Paraclostridium sordellii encodes:
- a CDS encoding LytR/AlgR family response regulator transcription factor produces the protein MKIFICEDNEDQRFSLEQVIVSVLEKEDIKGNIELSSDSSKPIIDYISNNRCKGVYFLDIHIGEDMNGIELAEQINQIDKDAIIIMITSNKDMSHLVFKYHIGAIDYIVKENFEEVKKRVKECIICANNKLKDKSKEEYFFIERLDSVDKIKYEDILYFETCKKRFIGLNTVDSYIEFNGTLKELEKKLDDRFIRCHKSYIVNKNKISNIDKKQRIITMEGGSKCYVSLLLLKKTVESILS, from the coding sequence GTGAAAATATTTATATGTGAGGATAATGAAGATCAAAGGTTTAGCCTAGAGCAAGTTATAGTATCTGTTTTAGAAAAAGAAGATATAAAAGGAAACATAGAACTATCTAGCGATTCATCAAAGCCTATAATAGATTATATATCTAATAATAGATGCAAAGGAGTATATTTTTTAGATATTCATATAGGTGAAGATATGAATGGTATTGAGTTAGCAGAACAAATAAATCAAATCGATAAAGATGCAATAATCATTATGATTACATCTAATAAAGATATGAGTCATTTAGTTTTTAAGTATCATATAGGAGCAATTGACTATATAGTTAAAGAAAACTTTGAAGAGGTAAAAAAAAGAGTAAAAGAGTGTATTATTTGCGCCAACAACAAACTTAAAGATAAATCTAAAGAAGAATATTTTTTCATTGAAAGGCTAGACAGTGTAGATAAGATAAAATATGAAGATATACTTTATTTTGAGACTTGTAAAAAAAGATTCATAGGTCTTAATACTGTTGATAGTTATATAGAATTTAATGGGACTTTAAAAGAACTAGAAAAAAAATTAGATGATAGATTTATAAGATGTCATAAATCTTATATAGTAAATAAAAATAAAATAAGTAATATCGATAAAAAACAAAGAATTATAACTATGGAAGGTGGAAGTAAATGTTATGTTTCTTTACTGCTTTTAAAAAAAACAGTAGAGAGTATTTTATCCTAG
- the pyrF gene encoding orotidine-5'-phosphate decarboxylase, with the protein MINGRDKLIVAIDTNDFDKAKELIDKLEDSVDIFKVGLEQYVATRGKTVDYLKEKGKKIFLDLKFHDIPNTMQSAVRAAVRDKVWLMTIHVSDMEGMRQCAMAAKEESEKLGIEKPIIVGVTVLTSLSDKDLQDIGCNMTTQELAIKRAKLAKESGIDGIVCSAQEVDKIVEVCGSEFVTVCPGIRPESADNGDQKRVVTPKDAINKGAHYLVVGRPITKAENPSQAAKNIVKEIENA; encoded by the coding sequence ATGATAAATGGAAGAGACAAACTAATTGTAGCAATTGATACTAACGACTTTGATAAAGCTAAGGAATTAATAGATAAGTTAGAAGATAGTGTAGATATATTTAAAGTGGGATTAGAACAGTATGTAGCAACAAGAGGGAAGACAGTTGACTACTTAAAAGAAAAGGGTAAAAAAATATTTTTAGATCTTAAGTTTCACGATATACCAAATACAATGCAAAGTGCAGTAAGAGCAGCAGTAAGAGATAAGGTATGGTTAATGACAATACATGTTTCAGATATGGAAGGAATGAGACAATGTGCGATGGCTGCAAAAGAAGAATCTGAAAAATTAGGAATAGAAAAACCAATAATAGTAGGAGTTACAGTATTAACTTCATTAAGTGATAAAGATTTACAAGATATAGGTTGCAATATGACAACTCAAGAATTAGCGATAAAAAGGGCTAAACTAGCTAAAGAATCAGGAATAGATGGTATAGTTTGTTCAGCACAAGAGGTTGATAAAATCGTAGAGGTTTGTGGAAGTGAATTTGTAACAGTTTGTCCAGGAATAAGACCTGAAAGTGCTGATAATGGAGATCAAAAAAGAGTTGTTACTCCAAAAGATGCAATAAATAAAGGAGCTCATTATTTAGTAGTTGGAAGACCGATAACTAAGGCTGAAAATCCAAGTCAAGCAGCAAAAAATATAGTAAAAGAAATTGAAAATGCTTAA
- a CDS encoding sensor histidine kinase translates to MLVNNQSRLKEINEYNNKLESVTNEMRKFRHDYKNIILSMCGYIDADDMEGLRKFFYSNIECSAKNLDIYNLNLSSIGNIKCIEAKGMIASKLIMAQREGIDTNVYIPNIVKDINFNCLDLCRILGIILDNSIEASLECENPSITLSIIDKENLISIIVSNTYKEKIEDISNLFKDGYSSKGEGRGIGLSNLKEILNNYENAYFTIKAEGEFIQKLDIYK, encoded by the coding sequence ATGTTAGTAAACAATCAAAGTAGGCTTAAAGAAATTAATGAATATAATAATAAATTAGAATCTGTAACAAATGAGATGCGAAAGTTTAGACATGACTATAAAAATATTATTTTATCTATGTGTGGATATATAGATGCAGATGATATGGAGGGTTTAAGGAAGTTTTTTTATTCTAATATAGAATGTTCAGCTAAAAATTTAGATATATACAACTTAAATCTTTCCTCAATTGGAAATATAAAGTGTATAGAAGCTAAAGGCATGATAGCATCAAAGTTAATCATGGCCCAGAGAGAAGGAATAGATACAAATGTATATATTCCTAATATAGTAAAAGATATAAACTTCAATTGTTTAGATTTATGCAGAATTTTAGGAATAATACTGGATAATTCTATAGAAGCTTCTTTAGAATGTGAAAATCCATCTATAACATTATCTATTATAGATAAAGAAAATTTAATATCAATAATAGTTTCAAATACATATAAAGAAAAAATAGAAGATATATCGAATTTATTTAAAGATGGATACTCCTCGAAGGGGGAAGGCCGAGGAATCGGACTTAGTAATTTAAAAGAAATTTTGAATAATTATGAAAATGCATATTTTACAATAAAAGCAGAAGGGGAATTTATTCAAAAGTTAGACATATATAAATAA
- a CDS encoding carbamoyl phosphate synthase small subunit, with translation MKAKLILEDGTIFEGKAFGYLNESVGEVVFNTSMTGYGEVLTDPSYYGQIVTMTYPLIGNYGINLEDVESRGVHVKGFIVREKSDNPNNFRCEMDIDTYLKQNKVIGIEGIDTRALTKILRNNGTMKGIITLENNATLEDVVSKIGKFSNTEAVMTVTRKEKEYIKGNGPKVAVMDFGVKENILRSFKARGCDLVVLPATTTAEEILNENPDLIFLSNGPGDPEDLDVVIENIKQLIGKKPIAGICLGHQLLALTLGGKTARLKFGHRGGNHPVKDLEDGKVYITSQNHGYYVSQMPENMKITHINLNDNTVEGMRHSELPIYSVQYHPEACPGPKDNDYIFDKFLELI, from the coding sequence ATGAAAGCTAAATTAATATTAGAAGATGGAACGATATTTGAAGGTAAAGCTTTTGGTTATTTAAATGAAAGTGTAGGAGAAGTGGTTTTTAATACTTCTATGACAGGATATGGAGAAGTTTTAACAGATCCATCATACTATGGGCAAATAGTAACAATGACTTACCCGTTAATAGGGAACTATGGAATAAATTTAGAGGATGTTGAGTCAAGAGGGGTTCATGTAAAAGGATTTATAGTAAGAGAAAAGAGTGATAATCCAAATAATTTTAGATGTGAGATGGATATAGACACATATTTAAAGCAAAACAAAGTAATAGGTATTGAAGGAATAGATACTAGAGCATTAACTAAAATATTAAGAAATAATGGGACTATGAAAGGAATAATTACTTTAGAAAATAATGCAACTTTAGAAGATGTTGTTTCAAAAATAGGTAAATTTTCAAATACAGAAGCAGTAATGACAGTTACTAGAAAAGAAAAGGAATATATAAAAGGAAATGGTCCAAAGGTAGCAGTTATGGATTTTGGAGTAAAAGAAAATATATTAAGATCTTTTAAAGCAAGAGGATGTGACTTGGTAGTTTTACCAGCAACAACGACAGCTGAAGAAATACTAAATGAAAATCCAGATTTAATATTCTTATCAAATGGACCTGGAGATCCAGAAGATTTAGATGTTGTTATAGAAAATATAAAACAATTAATAGGTAAAAAACCTATAGCTGGTATATGTTTAGGACATCAACTTTTAGCTCTAACACTAGGTGGAAAAACAGCAAGACTTAAATTTGGGCATAGAGGTGGAAATCATCCAGTTAAAGATTTAGAAGATGGAAAAGTTTATATAACATCTCAAAATCACGGGTACTATGTTTCACAAATGCCAGAAAATATGAAAATAACACATATAAATTTAAATGATAACACAGTAGAAGGTATGAGACATAGTGAGTTACCTATATACAGTGTTCAGTATCATCCAGAGGCTTGTCCAGGGCCGAAAGACAATGATTATATATTTGATAAGTTCTTAGAATTAATATAA